TTCTTTACCACCTGCCCTACCATTTGCCCCATTATGACCAAAAATATGGCGAGTATTCAAGAACGTATAAAAGGGTTTGATGATGTTATGCTCTTGTCCCATTCCGTAACTCCAGAAATAGATTCGGTGGCGCAATTAAAAAAGTATGCACTAGAAAAAGGCGTGGACGATTCTAAATGGAATCTGGTAACGGGCGATAAGAAGCAGATATACGAATTGGCCCGAAAATCATATTTAGCCGTGAAAACAGATGGCGATGGAGGTCCTTTTGATATGATTCATACCGAAAATTTTATTTTAGTGGATAAGCGAAAACGAATTCGCGGATTCTATGATGGAACCAACAAGGAGGAAGTTGAAAAATTGATGGGTGATCTTAAAATCCTGAGAGAAAACAACAAAGAGGAATAAACCTCCTAACTTCTATAGTTTTATGAATTTTTGGGATTTCCGAACCGCTTTTTAATATATTTTATGCTACTTTTGCCCTTACTTATAATCAATCTAAATAAACATTGATAACTACGGTCGCACAACTCAAGAAAGGACAAAAAGGAATCATCAAGGAATTTGCCGATGACTCGCTACCCATAAAATTATTGGAGTTGGGCTGTCTACCTGGCAATGAAATAGAATTGGTTCAAATAGCCCCGTTCAAAGACCCTATTTATGTAAATGTAAACGGATCACATATTGCCATTAGACGGGAAACCGCCATGCTCATTGAGCTAGACATTTTAGAAGACACCTCTGCTCTATGAGTAAACAGATTAACGTTGCCCTTATTGGGAACCCAAATACTGGTAAAACTTCAGTGTTTAACCAACTTACAGGCCTTAACCAAAAGGTGGGTAATTATCCGGGTATTACCGTTGAGAAAAAAGAGGGTATTTGTAAACTTCCCAGAGGCGTAAAAGCACACATATTAGATTTACCGGGCACCTATAGTTTAAACACCACTTCTTTAGATGAGAGCGTGGCAGTTGAACTTTTACTGAATAAAAATGACAAGAACCACCCAGATGTAGCCGTTGTTGTCTCGGATGTGGAAAATTTAAAACGGAATCTACTTTTATTTACTCAGATAAAAGACCTTAAGATACCGGCAATACTGGTCATTAATATGGCAGACCGTATGTCCCGCAAAGGTATTTCGGTAGATATTCCACTTTTAGAGGAAAAATTGAATACTAAAATTGCCTTGGTAAGTACAAGAAAAGGCATTGGCATAGATAAGCTCAAAGAATTTATTGCCAACTACAAGAGTCTCTCCACAGAACAGAATGTTGATATTAAGGTCATAGACCCAGGTTATTTTAAAAAATTAAAAGACGCTTTTCCTAATGAGGACCTCTATAAATTATGGCTTGTAATTACGCAAGACGTAAACTTTATGCCCATTGAGAAAACGCTGTTTAAAGATGCCGCGTCTTTTGCGACCAAATCTAAATCTGAGTTAAAGCGCTTACAACAGAAAGAAACTATTCTAAGGTACCAGTTTATAAACGGTATTTTAAAGGAAACTTACAAAGTAGATATGGCCGCCGCCAAAGGCTTTAGAGCTTCCTTGGACAAAATTCTGACGCACAAGGTGTTTGGTTATGTCATTTTCTTTGCTATTCTCTTAGTCATTTTTCAAGGTATTTATGAGTGGAGCGGTTACCCACAGGATTTGATAGAGACGTTCTTTGCCTCTGCAAGCTCTTGGGTAAAAGATACATTGCCCGCCGGAGTGTTTACTAATCTCATTGCCGAAGGTATTTTAGCAGGAATAGGCGGTATTGCCATGTTCGTTCCCCAAATCGCCTTTTTATTCTTATTCATTTCCCTGCTGGAAGAAACAGGGTATATGAGTCGCGTAGTATTCTTAATGGACCGCCTCATGCGTCCATTTGGATTAAGCGGAAAAAGTGTCGTTCCCTTAATGTCCGGTACGGCCTGTGCCATACCCGCAGTAATGGCCACCCGAACTATTGAAAACTGGAAGGAAAGACTCATAACCATACTGGTCACGCCTTTTACCACTTGTTCAGCACGGCTACCTATTTACATTATTATCATTGCTTTGGTGATTCCTGAAGGCGACTTTCTAGGTTTTGGC
This genomic interval from Zobellia roscoffensis contains the following:
- a CDS encoding SCO family protein, which produces MRSFFAKYKFFGLVLLGLSAVIMYLFYNALQPPKILTIYQPTMVNPELVDSTLQYKRKYHTIADFSLTNQNGETITEANYEDKIYIADFFFTTCPTICPIMTKNMASIQERIKGFDDVMLLSHSVTPEIDSVAQLKKYALEKGVDDSKWNLVTGDKKQIYELARKSYLAVKTDGDGGPFDMIHTENFILVDKRKRIRGFYDGTNKEEVEKLMGDLKILRENNKEE
- a CDS encoding FeoA family protein, translating into MITTVAQLKKGQKGIIKEFADDSLPIKLLELGCLPGNEIELVQIAPFKDPIYVNVNGSHIAIRRETAMLIELDILEDTSAL
- the feoB gene encoding ferrous iron transport protein B — protein: MSKQINVALIGNPNTGKTSVFNQLTGLNQKVGNYPGITVEKKEGICKLPRGVKAHILDLPGTYSLNTTSLDESVAVELLLNKNDKNHPDVAVVVSDVENLKRNLLLFTQIKDLKIPAILVINMADRMSRKGISVDIPLLEEKLNTKIALVSTRKGIGIDKLKEFIANYKSLSTEQNVDIKVIDPGYFKKLKDAFPNEDLYKLWLVITQDVNFMPIEKTLFKDAASFATKSKSELKRLQQKETILRYQFINGILKETYKVDMAAAKGFRASLDKILTHKVFGYVIFFAILLVIFQGIYEWSGYPQDLIETFFASASSWVKDTLPAGVFTNLIAEGILAGIGGIAMFVPQIAFLFLFISLLEETGYMSRVVFLMDRLMRPFGLSGKSVVPLMSGTACAIPAVMATRTIENWKERLITILVTPFTTCSARLPIYIIIIALVIPEGDFLGFGYKALTLMLLYLLGFGAAIISALILNKILKIKGRSFFVVEMPNYKLPLPKNVAYTVWEKTKSFVLGAGKIILAISVVLWFLGSNGFSDDYKNADEIVTNRIETEGFSDFNQESIQNELSDYEAALNDSIQSNVYAINQTALTDSLIQKKRSLQEKAVNQEISSYKLENSYMGYMGKAIEPIVHPLGYDWKIGIAVLTSFAAREVFVGTLATIYSVGSDEEQTIQNRMAAEVNPKTKKPLFNLASGISLLLFYAFAMQCMSTLAVVKRETNTWKWPAAQLVFMSSFAYIVALAAYQILK